From the Paenibacillus tianjinensis genome, the window TTAAGCAGAGAAATTTCTACAACCTAACCGCTGAAGAGCGGATGTACCTTCAATCGGCTATCGATGAACAGCTGATGAATGTAGATTATCAAGGGGGACTTACAGCCAAGTATGCCGATCTGCTAAAGATGAACCTGTTATCCTCCAACGCAATTATCTCATCCGACAACGAAATTGAGATATTTAATGACGGGCGGGAGAAATTTAATTCGTTGTTCGAGGATATCCGCAATGCAACCCAAGAAATCAACGTGCAGTATTATATCATTCAACCCGATGAATTAGGGACCAGGCTACGGGATGAGCTGACACTTAAGGCGAAGGAAGGCGTCCAGGTACGCGTTCTGTATGATGAGATCGGCTCCAAGCGGATATCACGTTCCTTCTTCAAGGAGTTAATCGAATATGGAGGGAAGGTGGAAGTATTCTTCCCGTCGCTGTTCCGGCTGATTAATTTCCGGATTAATAACCGCAACCACAGAAAGCTGTGCATTATTGACGGAGAGATTGCCTATATCGGCGGATTTAATGTCGGGGATGAGTACCTCGGTCTCGACAAAAAAATGGGCTATTGGCGGGACACTCATTTCCGGATCAAGGGAGGATCTGTCGATCAGATTCAAGGCCGGTTTTTCCTGGACTGGAACAAGGCTGCGAATCGCAGTGAAAAGCACCCGGAGCAGTTACCGTTCCGTACGGAAAGACATACCGGTGAAAGTGTGGTTCAGATCATCTCCAGCGGCCCCAATTCCCAGACAGAGCATCTGAAAAATATGTATCTGAAATTAATCGGTTCCGCCAAGAAGAGCATCTACATTCAAACGCCTTATTTCGTTCCGGATGCCAGCTTTATGGATGCCTGCAAAATCGCGCTGATGTCCGGAGTGGACGTACGAATCATGATACCCAATAAGCCGGACCATATGTTTGTCTATTCGGCAACCCTGGCGCATGCCGGTGAACTGCTGCCCTATGGCGTCAAAATCCTGCAATATGAAAAAGGATTCATGCATGCGAAGACGATTGTAGTGGATCAAGAGATCGCATCTGTCGGTACAGCGAATATTGATACCCGCAGCTTCCGGCTGAATTTTGAGGTGAATGCACTGGTCTGTGACGAAGTCATTGCCGGTCAGCTGCATGACTTATTCTTAGAAGATAGTACTGAGTGCTCGGAGTTAACACTCGAGAGATACGAGGTACGGCCGAAGCTGGCCAAATTCAAAGAAGCTGTAGCAAGGTTGTTGTCACCTATTCTGTAAAGAACTACGATCACAACTCCGAATTGTATAAAACCACTTGGATATTGGTATCCTATAGGGGCAAATTATGCCTTGAAGGAGTGATCCTTACCTATGGATAAACAGTCAAAACAAACAACGGATCCCAAAGCTACGCCGGTTAAGAAAGTGACTCCTGCGATCTCCTCCGGTAAAAATGAACCCGAGTTTGCGGATGAGCTTACCAGTAGCGATATCGAGTCAGCATTCAAAAATCCGATTACCGGTGAAGAACGAATGTATTAAAAGCCAAAAACAGCTGCAGCCCAGGACGGTTTACAAGTCCTGAACTGCAGCTGTTTTATTGTTAAAACTGGAAATCTTCATCCTTCAGCGGCTCCACGTTCAGTGCACGGATATATCCGTTGCCTTTCTTCGAGAAGAAGTCATGCTGCTTCGTGTGGGTACTGATGCCGTTCTGCACAATCGGATTAATCTCTTCCTCATCGAACAGCGGATCATGACCGAGATTCATCATGGCTTTGTTGGCATTGTAGCGCAGGAAGGTCTTAACCTCGTCCACCAGTCCGATAGGAGCATATACCTGTTCCGTATAACGTTCTTCATTCTCGTGCAGCAGGCGGAGCAGGCCTACAAGTGTCTGATGCAGGTCACGCTGCTCGTCTTCCTCAAGTCCGTCAAAAATCTCCTGCGCCAGAACACCGACGTACACCCCGTGAATGCTCTCATCGCGCAGAATCAGATCGATAATCTCACCGCTGCAGGTCATTTTGCCTTGGCCGGCCAGATACAGCGGGTAGAAGAAGCCGCTGTAGAACAAGTAGCTCTCCAGCAGCACGGAGGCTGCCATAGCGAGGTACAAGTCTTTAGGGGATTCAATGTTTTTATAATACTGAGAGATAGTCTCCGCCTTGAACTGCAGATGCGGGTTCTCTTCCACCCAGCGGAATACCCCGTCAATTTCTTCTGTAGAAGCGAGGGTGGTAAAAATACTGCTGTACGACTTGGCGTGAATCTGTTCCATCATGCCCATGAAGCCCAGCACAGCCTTGCGCTGCAGGCCATCGACATGCTCCATAATCTGCGGCATGCCGACTCCGCCCTGAATGGTGTCCAGCAGCGTCAAGCCGCCTAGTACCTTCATATAAGAGTCCTTTTCCTGCTCACTGAGCGTGAGCCAGGACATTTTATCATCCGATAGGGGAATTTCATCATCCGTCCAGAATTGCATAATGTTCTGGTTCCAGAACATCAATGAGAAATCATCGTCAGGACGGTTCCAGTTAACGGCTTGGATAGCGCTCATAATCTTGCAATCTCCTTTTCTGCGGCCAGAGCCTTCCTTGTTAGATCGAGCAGGTGAGGCATTCCTCAACGGACAGCTTCTTGGTCCGGGTGTAATACAGCGACTTCAGGCCTTTATGGGCAGCGTACAGGTAAGAGCGGGCCAGCTCCCGTGTAGATACATCGCTGTTAACATGCAGAACCGTCGAGATACCCTGATCGATGTGCGGCTGAATCTCCGCGATCAGGTCAATCACCTTGAACTGGTCCATCTGGTAAGCCGATTTATAGAAGAACACATTATCCGGCCGCAGGTAGGGCATCGGATAGTACGTAGTTGAATTGGCATAAGTCCGTGTTTCAATCTGCTCCACAATCGGCATCACGCTGGAAGTGGCATTCTGAATGTAGGAAATGCTCGCTGTCGGTGCAATCGCTAACCGGTAAGCATGGTAGAGGCCGTTTGCCTTTACCTTATCCCGCAGTTGTTCCCAGTCAGCAGGTGAAGGAATATACATATCCCCGAACAGCTCCTGCACTCTTGACGTAACCGGACGGTAATCCGTAGTCAGGTAACGTTCGAAATAAACTCCGGAAGCATAATCGGATGCCTCAAACCCCTGGAAAGAGCGGCCGGTTGCCGCAGCAATTTCCATGCTCTTTTCCAGTGAATGATAGTTCATGGTCATGAAGAAGGTCCGGGCAAAATCACGGGCCTGTTCGCTTTCATAGGCGATATTGTTCTTGGCCAGATAACCGTGGAGATTCATGACACCGAGGCCGACAGAGTGCATTTCTTTGTTTGCTTTGGCTACACCAGGGGCGTTGGAGACGCTGGTCATATCGCTAACGGCGGTGAGGGCGATCATGCCTTCATGCACGGATTCACGGATTTTGCCATGCTCCATAACATTAACAATATTAAGGGAAGCCAGATTGCAGCTTACATCACGGCGGATGATATCCTCTTGCCCGTAATCGTTAATCTCCGAGGTTTCCTGCAGCTGGAAGATTTCCGTACAGAGGTTGGACATCTTGATCTGGCCGACATTTTTCAGGGCATGCGCTTCATTCGCGTTGCTCTTGTTCATAATATACGGATAGCCGGATTCCAGCTGAATCATGGCGATTTTGGTCAGCATATCCCGTGCATTCATTGCCTTTTTCTTCTTCACACGCGGATCGGCCAGCAGCTTATCGTACATGTCATCCAGATCCATGTCATCCAGGTGTATTCCATAAGCCTTGTACACAGTATATGGGGCAAATACATACAGCGGTTCATTATCCTTAGCCAGCTGGTAGAAGCGGTTCGGTATGATCAGGCCGATGGAGAGGGTTTTAAGCCTTGTTTTCTCGTCAGCGTTAATTTTCTTGCTGTCGAGGAATTCCAGAACATCCCATCCAAAAATATTATAGTAGGCTGCACCGGAGCCTTTACGCTGACCCATCTGATCGGCATAAGAGAAGCCGTCCTCCATCAGCTTGAGCACCGGCATAATGCCCTTAGCCGCATCCTCGACACCCTTGATCGTCTCCCCGCGCGAGCGGAGCTTGGACAGGTTAACGGCTACACCGCCGCCGATCTTAGACAGCTGCATGCAGGTATTCAGTACATAGTTAATGGAATTAAGCGAATCATCCATCTCGATCAGGAAGCAGGAGACGAGCTCGCCGCGCCGGCTTTTACCGGCATTCAGGAAGGTGGGCGTTGCCGGCTGCAGACGCTGTTCCATCATCGAACGGGCGAGTACCCCGGCGGTCTCAGCGTTGCCGCGTCCCAGGTGAAGTGCTACAGCAGCCACACGGTCCGGATAATGCTCCAGATATTGCTTGCGGTCATTGCTTTTTACAGCATAGTCCGTATAGAACTTCGATGCCGCCATATAAGAGGGGAAGGTAAAGTTATAGCTGTGGGTAATCCGGTAGACTTCCTCAATCTCAGCCACACTGTACTGTAAGTAAAAGTTTTCATAAAAGTCCTGTTCGATCATGTAATCAACCTTGGCTTTAGTATCTGCAAACACCAGGCTCCGCCGCTCCACGTCACGCATGAATTCGGCTACCGCCTCAAGGTCTTTATTTAATTGAAAGAAGCCGCTCT encodes:
- the cls gene encoding cardiolipin synthase, which translates into the protein MEWGSLFTLSLSLVTILNIILAAIVVFIERRDIGSTWAWLMVLFFIPVVGFLFYIFFGRQLKQRNFYNLTAEERMYLQSAIDEQLMNVDYQGGLTAKYADLLKMNLLSSNAIISSDNEIEIFNDGREKFNSLFEDIRNATQEINVQYYIIQPDELGTRLRDELTLKAKEGVQVRVLYDEIGSKRISRSFFKELIEYGGKVEVFFPSLFRLINFRINNRNHRKLCIIDGEIAYIGGFNVGDEYLGLDKKMGYWRDTHFRIKGGSVDQIQGRFFLDWNKAANRSEKHPEQLPFRTERHTGESVVQIISSGPNSQTEHLKNMYLKLIGSAKKSIYIQTPYFVPDASFMDACKIALMSGVDVRIMIPNKPDHMFVYSATLAHAGELLPYGVKILQYEKGFMHAKTIVVDQEIASVGTANIDTRSFRLNFEVNALVCDEVIAGQLHDLFLEDSTECSELTLERYEVRPKLAKFKEAVARLLSPIL
- the nrdF gene encoding class 1b ribonucleoside-diphosphate reductase subunit beta, with translation MSAIQAVNWNRPDDDFSLMFWNQNIMQFWTDDEIPLSDDKMSWLTLSEQEKDSYMKVLGGLTLLDTIQGGVGMPQIMEHVDGLQRKAVLGFMGMMEQIHAKSYSSIFTTLASTEEIDGVFRWVEENPHLQFKAETISQYYKNIESPKDLYLAMAASVLLESYLFYSGFFYPLYLAGQGKMTCSGEIIDLILRDESIHGVYVGVLAQEIFDGLEEDEQRDLHQTLVGLLRLLHENEERYTEQVYAPIGLVDEVKTFLRYNANKAMMNLGHDPLFDEEEINPIVQNGISTHTKQHDFFSKKGNGYIRALNVEPLKDEDFQF
- the nrdE gene encoding class 1b ribonucleoside-diphosphate reductase subunit alpha, which gives rise to MRHIELNNMLMKRDESGFFQLNKDLEAVAEFMRDVERRSLVFADTKAKVDYMIEQDFYENFYLQYSVAEIEEVYRITHSYNFTFPSYMAASKFYTDYAVKSNDRKQYLEHYPDRVAAVALHLGRGNAETAGVLARSMMEQRLQPATPTFLNAGKSRRGELVSCFLIEMDDSLNSINYVLNTCMQLSKIGGGVAVNLSKLRSRGETIKGVEDAAKGIMPVLKLMEDGFSYADQMGQRKGSGAAYYNIFGWDVLEFLDSKKINADEKTRLKTLSIGLIIPNRFYQLAKDNEPLYVFAPYTVYKAYGIHLDDMDLDDMYDKLLADPRVKKKKAMNARDMLTKIAMIQLESGYPYIMNKSNANEAHALKNVGQIKMSNLCTEIFQLQETSEINDYGQEDIIRRDVSCNLASLNIVNVMEHGKIRESVHEGMIALTAVSDMTSVSNAPGVAKANKEMHSVGLGVMNLHGYLAKNNIAYESEQARDFARTFFMTMNYHSLEKSMEIAAATGRSFQGFEASDYASGVYFERYLTTDYRPVTSRVQELFGDMYIPSPADWEQLRDKVKANGLYHAYRLAIAPTASISYIQNATSSVMPIVEQIETRTYANSTTYYPMPYLRPDNVFFYKSAYQMDQFKVIDLIAEIQPHIDQGISTVLHVNSDVSTRELARSYLYAAHKGLKSLYYTRTKKLSVEECLTCSI